The genomic region tatgtatatttGTGTGAATTTAATACTTAATTGCGACTGAATTATTATAATAACGTTGTTGGAAAAGAGAAATTTCTTAAAGTGTTTCGTATTTAAACGGATACTCTATATGTTATaagctaaataaaaaaaacaaaaaaaatatatcattttctcTACTTATATACATTACTTAGTATCTAATTTATACAAATGCGAGTAAAATACATATTTGATGTTTAATTGCGACTGGTCTTTTAACAATTGCGTAGCTCGATAGTAGGTGAATGATTTTGTTAAAATATATGGGCGGTCCGCGCGTGGTCGGACGGGCTGCCAGAGCCACGTCCCACCGTTTCAAAAccccaccttcttcttcttcctttttttcttctttccggTTGCAGCAGAGAAAAACATAAACTGTTTAATTGTTAAAACAAAGTTCCGGCATCCAGTTTCGGTAATTGCGTTTTTACTTAGTTGTCTTTGCttttcttaatttaattaagCCTCCCGAGATAATTCCGTCAGCTTTACTTATTAGCTTTTTCAATAATATTAATTACGGAAGATTAAATAATCACACGCCTCGCTTGCTTGCGGATGTGAGATTTTCAACCAAGAAAGCAATCAGTGAGAAAATTAAAGATGAACCGACTAAAATACTCGCtatttgttaatttcaataaaaaataatcacttTGGTACGGTATATAGGGTtaaattttggggttttgaatttgtttgctCGTTGAACAAGCACTTATTTTCATAAGATTTTTCACAGTCGTTTATGTGAGTTTTGATTTCTATATATACAAATCAGTTATTTTGAGCTTGATGGCCATGACACAATTGCCATAGTGGTGGGAGTTTTATAAGAGTCAATTATATCTATCATTTATGACTCCAATATAATCGGTCATTTATTGTATAAAAATCACACTCGTTAGTTTAATATATTGAAATCAGTCTCATCTAACTAAAATTTTACACGTCAACAATTACAATTAAATCGGCACACAGCGTCATGCCAATAAAACAAAGAATTTAACAAAACATTTCATAGTTTTTATATGACATGTAAAACTATCTTCCACGCGTGTTATGTAAGTCTCGTCGTTTCATTGAAATCTCTCCACACTGTGAAACGAAGTTCTCTAGCCGGGTCCCACCTGGTACTCCCTAACAGATTCCCACGCGCATTTACAGGGCGTGAACTCCATCATTATTATTCCCAACTCCATCTATCTGTTTGTGACTGCCCCCCTTCCCCCTGTTATATTTCCCTTTCCAAAATCACAcctaatctctctctccctctctctctctctctctctctattgttTGTGACCGGTGATTTTGTTTTGATTGTTGAAGCTCATTTTTGCAATCATATCCTGGGATTTTGTTGCCGATTCAGATGACAGCTCCAAACATGGCGAAGATCGCCGCTTCCCTGGAGAGGTCTCTCCAAAATTGCTCCCTAAacaaccacaaccaccaccaccacaaccacagCAGCAGCGGCGGCGGCAGCATCACAGTCGACGGCGAAGGACAAGGCTCGAGCTTCACTGACGGGGTATTGGCCGCCACGGGGATGCAGGGCAGGTCATCGTCTTCAACCTCATCAACCTCAGACGCCACTTTAGAGCTCAACTCCCATGTCTCCCTTCCATACCATTGGGAACAATGCCTCGATTTAAAGGTTGGTTTTTtcgtttaaattttaatttctctctttttccctgTTGATTGTTGGAAGAAACACAATCCATTAattagttagttttttttttttccatttttgaaGCTTCAATAAATGCAGTAAACACAGCAGATCTTGCAACTCCTTAAATGAAATTCCTTGTTGTATTTAATGCTTTATGCTCTCTGTAATTTCGTTCATTTTTACATTTAATGCTCCATGCCCTTTGTTATAAAATCTCAGAATCAAGAACTTTTCATACCAAAAATCCAGAGAAAGGGAAtaaatggtttttttattattttttattttatcaaacttTTACTTTAGGCGATAGGAAAAAGAGAAAAGCTTTACTGGGTTTGACCATCTCGTGTTGCAGCAATAAAAAGATATAAACTTTTTACTTTTCTGTGTTTAATCTTTTGTCAGATTTTCGTCTCCTCGTTATTTAGTACATTTTCTTCGAAGAGTAAAGGCAAAACTTTTTTCTGTTTGAATAATTGCATTGtctcaaacaagaaaaaaagaatatggGTTCAATCACATGTAGTCGCTTTCGAAATAAAATTTACGTATTGTGAATTAATTGCTTCAAAGAAAATAATTGTGTTCTTGAAGCGTTTTTATATAAAACTTATAGTTCTCGGGCGtttgtttttaatataaaagtttattaattatttgcagACAGGGGAGGTATACTACCTAAACTGGAGGAACGGGATGAAGGCGAAAGAAGATCCGAGGACAAGAGGAGAGTACAGTGGAGATTTCTACTACTCGGAAGAAGATGAAAACAGCTCGTATGACAGCGAAGAGTCTTCGATCGAGTCGTCGCCATCTTCGTGCAGATACGAGCAGCACCAGCAGCCGATAGAGAATCtcaacagcaacaacaacaataataataatgtgtTGGTAGTGGCTGGCTGCAAAGTCTGTCTCATGTATTTCATGGTCCCGAAACAGCTCGAGGACTGCCCCAAATGCTCCGGTCAACTTCTCCACTTCGATCGATCCGAAAATGGCTCCCCATGATCATCACCCGCTCacattcattttcttcttagtttcttagttaattttaatttgtttttaatcatgttttggcttttttcacctAGAACAAACCCTTTTGTGCTCTGAGAATATGAAACTACAGACAAATCACAAatgggtttttagtttttagtattTAGTAATTTTGTAGTTTAATTTGTTGATTGCTtagctcctttattttattttatttttgcttgttaattattttggaaTATTGAGGGAGGCCATGGgaagtggaggaagagaggaGTCCTACAGTGCCAGCATAGCACCACAAACAAGGTCAATGGTACAATAGTTGGTAATGATTGCGACGTGTAGGTTTCCTTCTCTTTTATTCCATGAAAATGATGAATCCATGATGGTCCtctcttttattttatgtttatcttctcaattttctatatttttttctcCGATTTATTcgttaaataatttatttttggtaaattaattcGTTATTATTAATCAAAGTACTCGTTAATTGTCATGCGAAGCTCCCAATATCTTTGAATTTTCCTTTTGGAAGAGGACAGGTACTAATCAATCGTACGCTTTTGTATTTggtaatttttctttcttatcgATTGATTTGATGTCAGTTTATCATACTAGATCAGGGTAGATTCATGAACATCCTGTTATGGTGTCAAATACAAGGGTTTTCTCCGACAAGGAGGTATTTCAGCGGCTAAATTGTGATTGTCAAATTTTAATCATGTAAATCTAATCGTTTCATACATTGGTGCTTATCATACACTGATGGATTATAAAATTATGGCAAAATTCGGTGCATGTTTGAATGTGGAGTGTTTGATAACATGCTGGATTAACAAAAATgttaaacttataatatttttcaTACCACATTTGTATCACCTCTCCAATACCATTTTATACTTGTAACGGCCAAAATAAAGTTGGTCATACAAAACAATATTTGTCCACACCCCACATCCAAATTCAAAGTTAAAATCTCTCCCTCTTTCCATTTTCCCTTACAACTCTTTAATTCGAATTATTGGTTAATGTTTTGTTTTCCAATTGAAGTAACAAACAACATGAGTAATAagtatttctctctctatatatagaTAGAAATAGTCTCTTTGCAAAGTAAAGATAAAACTGCGTACGATATACGTTCTTTCCCGAccttcacaaaacaaaaaaccttgtTAGTTTGGGATCACCCTATATATAGCCCAACAATTCCAAAGTTGTGGATTGAATTTGCACGCGTGAAAGTACCGGATGGGGCGGAGTGGAGTTCGACTTGGTGGCCAAGGTAGGTGGATAAAGCGATGGCATTGGCATGTAGCTCAAACCAAAAGCTTTTGGAGTTCTGGTGACCAAAAATctcacaaattaaaataaaagtcaaaatttaggctgtccaaaaaaataaattgttagcCTAACCAGCCACCATGCCTAAATGCCTATGCTGCCGATCGAGCTGTGTAtgtttaggcttttttttttttttttggaaaaagccTGTGTATGTTTAGTTTGGTCAACTGCTTGACACAGGAGAAAGAAAACCATGTAACCGTACTGTGGAAGAGATTAGGAGCACGGAAGACAAACCCTGTCGACATAAAATTCTCAGTCCCACAATATctttgccttttcttttttttttttcactgtcAAAAGATGACAACTTTGGGGGTCCCACTCTCCCAACTTCTCCATGATGTGTCCATTTGTCAAtgatgttttaacttttaattgaCCCTGTAATCAACTCAATAATTCTTTAGTAGAAATAATTTGGGCCCTTTGACCTCCAAGCCATTTGAGTCATTCACTTTTTTCTGCCGTATGTTGTAAGTGTTGGTCGATGATTTGAGGGAAGGTGGTTTGTTCTTGTCATTGCGTCTTTATGTATTCCTACGTGACAACAACTATATTTCATCCACAAGATTGGACATATCATCCAACAAAAATGTTAGAGAGATATTCGTACATCtgtagattatattcacacatctcAAATTATTTCTTCcatattcttttaatttttttaatatttttctatcaagtgttagtggtgtgtataaaatattaaaaaattaaaagggtgtgggagaagtaatttgag from Pyrus communis chromosome 4, drPyrComm1.1, whole genome shotgun sequence harbors:
- the LOC137730461 gene encoding protein CURLY FLAG LEAF 1-like, with product MTAPNMAKIAASLERSLQNCSLNNHNHHHHNHSSSGGGSITVDGEGQGSSFTDGVLAATGMQGRSSSSTSSTSDATLELNSHVSLPYHWEQCLDLKTGEVYYLNWRNGMKAKEDPRTRGEYSGDFYYSEEDENSSYDSEESSIESSPSSCRYEQHQQPIENLNSNNNNNNNVLVVAGCKVCLMYFMVPKQLEDCPKCSGQLLHFDRSENGSP